From Bacillus basilensis, a single genomic window includes:
- a CDS encoding TspO/MBR family protein: protein MKKSSIIVFLLTYGLFYVSSILFPIDRMWYDALEKPSWTPTGMIIGMIWAVLYGLIALSVAIIYNKYGFKPKTFWFIFFLNYICNQAFSYFQFSEKNLFLATVDCLLVAITTLLLILFSSNLSKVSTRLLIPYFVWSTFATYLAWTIYSIN from the coding sequence ATGAAAAAATCTAGTATTATAGTGTTCTTACTAACGTATGGTTTGTTTTATGTTTCTAGTATTTTATTTCCTATTGATCGTATGTGGTACGATGCGCTAGAAAAGCCGTCTTGGACACCTACTGGCATGATAATCGGAATGATTTGGGCTGTATTATATGGACTCATTGCATTATCAGTTGCAATTATTTACAACAAATATGGATTTAAGCCAAAAACATTTTGGTTTATATTCTTTTTAAATTACATATGTAATCAAGCATTCAGCTACTTTCAATTCAGTGAAAAAAATTTATTTTTAGCAACCGTAGATTGTTTACTAGTCGCTATTACTACGCTCCTTCTCATTTTATTTTCTTCCAATTTATCTAAAGTATCGACACGGTTGCTAATTCCATATTTTGTATGGTCTACATTTGCTACATATTTAGCTTGGACCATTTATAGTATAAATTAA
- a CDS encoding deoxyribodipyrimidine photo-lyase, producing the protein MQNKIIVMFQKDFRLYDNPALFEAAQSGEVLPVYVQDEGFSMGEASKWWLHHAIIDVKKQLEAFGSTLIIRKGNTQEEILSLIEQLNITAVYWNICYDPDRLQFNQKMKMMLEDKGMICKEFNSHLLLERWIIKKKDNTEYKVFTPFYNAFQKQVISKPISKVQSIKGGSSLPASLSVSELHLLPTIPWTSHIESIWEPTEEGAYNTFKKFCSSKLDSYSEGRDFPNQNAHSMLAPYLSFGQISVKLIYHYLINKSIEKQCSLFEQQVNSFIRQLIWREFSYYLLYHYPFTVYKPLNKNFEHFPWDNEETLLRVWQKGETGYPFIDAGMRELWQTGFMHNRARMAVASFLVKHLLIPWQEGAKWFMDTLLDADIANNTMGWQWVAGSGADASPYFRIFNPITQGEKFDKNGEYIRKWVPELRDMPNKYIHKPWEAPEHVLKEANIQLGHTYPLPVVDHKAARERALCAYKSMKEFV; encoded by the coding sequence ATGCAAAATAAAATTATCGTTATGTTTCAAAAAGATTTTCGTTTATATGATAACCCAGCTCTATTTGAGGCTGCTCAGTCTGGTGAGGTCCTTCCAGTATATGTACAAGATGAAGGTTTTTCAATGGGGGAGGCATCAAAGTGGTGGTTACACCATGCAATAATAGATGTAAAGAAGCAACTTGAGGCATTTGGCTCTACTTTAATAATTCGTAAAGGAAATACGCAGGAAGAAATACTTTCTCTCATAGAGCAATTAAATATAACGGCTGTATATTGGAATATTTGTTATGATCCAGACAGATTACAATTTAATCAAAAAATGAAAATGATGTTAGAAGATAAAGGTATGATCTGTAAGGAATTTAATTCACATTTATTATTAGAACGGTGGATTATTAAAAAGAAAGATAATACTGAATATAAGGTGTTTACGCCTTTTTACAATGCATTTCAAAAGCAGGTAATATCTAAGCCTATTAGTAAAGTGCAGAGTATAAAAGGGGGAAGCTCTCTACCAGCAAGCTTATCTGTTTCAGAATTACACTTGCTGCCGACTATACCGTGGACATCTCATATTGAATCAATATGGGAGCCTACAGAAGAAGGGGCATACAATACATTTAAGAAATTTTGCTCTAGCAAATTAGACTCTTATAGTGAGGGAAGAGATTTTCCAAATCAAAATGCTCATTCGATGTTGGCACCGTATCTTTCATTTGGTCAAATATCAGTAAAGCTAATATATCATTACTTAATAAATAAAAGTATCGAAAAACAATGTAGTCTTTTTGAACAACAAGTGAATAGTTTTATACGTCAATTAATTTGGCGGGAGTTTTCTTATTATTTGCTATATCATTATCCATTTACAGTATATAAACCTCTTAATAAGAACTTTGAACATTTTCCGTGGGATAATGAAGAGACATTATTAAGAGTATGGCAGAAAGGTGAAACTGGTTATCCGTTTATTGATGCAGGAATGAGGGAACTGTGGCAAACAGGTTTTATGCATAATCGCGCAAGAATGGCTGTAGCCTCTTTTCTTGTAAAGCATTTGTTAATTCCGTGGCAAGAAGGGGCGAAATGGTTTATGGATACACTACTAGATGCTGATATTGCAAATAATACAATGGGGTGGCAATGGGTTGCTGGAAGTGGAGCAGATGCATCACCGTACTTTCGTATTTTTAACCCGATCACACAAGGAGAAAAGTTTGATAAAAATGGGGAGTATATAAGAAAATGGGTACCAGAATTAAGAGATATGCCTAATAAATATATACATAAACCTTGGGAAGCACCTGAGCATGTTTTAAAAGAGGCCAATATACAGCTTGGTCATACATATCCTTTGCCAGTTGTTGATCATAAGGCAGCACGGGAGAGAGCGCTTTGTGCATATAAAAGTATGAAAGAGTTCGTATAA
- a CDS encoding carbonic anhydrase — MNSKNKNVLLLTDIEHGIEPIIQQVTNIQRENMLTIHSCDSVIVHPFGDIMRSIIIAIYQENVEEIFIVGIEDKETDAVNLQIQRDSIKNNRELDYLFENCMPEFSSGSLDEWLSGKENVSENIEKSIDMIRHHPLVPSDVKVYGFKIDKTGGKETVIKIPTNKIVEKVN, encoded by the coding sequence TTAACAGACATTGAACACGGAATAGAGCCTATCATACAACAAGTAACTAACATTCAACGAGAAAATATGTTGACTATACACAGCTGCGATTCTGTAATTGTACATCCTTTTGGAGATATAATGAGGTCTATTATTATTGCTATTTATCAAGAAAATGTTGAAGAAATTTTTATTGTCGGAATAGAGGATAAAGAAACTGATGCAGTTAATCTACAAATTCAACGTGATTCCATAAAAAATAACAGGGAACTAGACTATCTCTTTGAAAATTGTATGCCTGAATTTTCAAGTGGTAGCCTTGATGAATGGCTAAGCGGAAAAGAAAATGTTAGTGAAAATATTGAGAAGAGTATAGACATGATTCGTCATCATCCATTAGTACCGTCGGATGTTAAAGTTTATGGTTTCAAGATTGATAAAACAGGTGGAAAAGAAACGGTTATTAAAATTCCTACTAATAAAATAGTTGAAAAAGTTAACTAA